The following are encoded in a window of Naumovozyma castellii chromosome 10, complete genome genomic DNA:
- the CDC73 gene encoding Cdc73p (ancestral locus Anc_4.290), translated as MLMLFSRYKTTVIEYIPRWSIGEVNRMTDSILLQIRTYLKDGGELKLKDAQGTDTEDITEAKTVSLKDSVEFSLDEPTEFTISDAKVDLRVIVHCWIHKDSSAADYLADCEKRQLTNVSFLQRTDLINWLSGASDTSQYILGEGETTSTTGDKQATGGNDHANAGATMADDPELAKIVSHERSFLDHNSSLRGSKPIEFGYLIKDAELKLVQSIKSSLKGKGSGKSSSSGTHGINKNGSGRPGSVAIKDPIILIPSAASSIFTINNIKKFLQDSEYVHPQQISISQQNDLVTVEKKFDRLTKPVRFIVVNNTRMFTKPEYWDRVVAVFTTGHTWQFNTYQWNTPQELFQHCKGYYFHFDGDSVPHHVQQWNVEKVELDKNKRFKDVEVARYFWNSLEKELIVRGFR; from the coding sequence ATGCTAATGTTATTTTCTCGATACAAGACAACAgtaattgaatatattccTCGGTGGTCAATAGGGGAAGTGAATAGGATGACGGACTCTATACTATTACAAATTAGAACATATCTAAAAGATGGTGGAGAACTAAAGTTAAAAGATGCCCAGGGGACGGACACGGAAGATATAACTGAAGCCAAGACGGTCTCACTCAAGGATAGCGTGGAATTCTCACTTGATGAACCTACAGAATTTACCATTTCTGATGCGAAAGTAGATTTAAGGGTTATTGTCCATTGTTGGATACACAAGGACTCCAGTGCTGCTGATTACTTAGCAGATTGTGAAAAGAGACAATTGACTAACGTTTCCTTCTTGCAAAGAACcgatttaattaattggtTATCTGGTGCCTCAGATACCTCTCAATATATACTTGGTGAAGGGGAGACCACTTCTACAACAGGGGATAAGCAGGCAACGGGTGGTAATGATCATGCAAATGCCGGAGCCACTATGGCAGATGACCCTGAATTGGCAAAGATTGTTTCACATGAAAGATCATTTCTTGATCATAACAGTTCGCTTCGTGGTTCTAAGCCAATTGAGTTTGGATATCTGATTAAGGATGCTGAATTGAAGTTGGTTCAGTCAATTAAGAGTTCTTTAAAAGGGAAAGGTTCTGGGAAGTCATCCTCATCAGGAACGCATGGAATCAATAAGAATGGTTCAGGGAGACCTGGATCTGTGGCTATCAAGGATCCTATTATTCTAATCCCATCAGCTGCCTCATCGATATTTACCATAAATAACATCAAGAAATTCTTACAGGATTCTGAATATGTTCATCCACAACAAATATCTATTTCACAACAGAATGATCTGGTCACTGTGGAGAAAAAGTTTGATCGTTTGACTAAACCGGTTAGATTTATTGTGGTGAATAATACAAGAATGTTTACTAAACCGGAGTATTGGGATAGGGTGGTTGCAGTTTTCACAACGGGACATACGTGGCAATTTAATACGTACCAATGGAATACGCCACAGGAACTATTTCAACATTGTAAGGGGTACTACTTCCACTTCGATGGTGACAGTGTACCACATCATGTTCAACAATGGAATGTGGAGAAAGTGGAATTAGATAAAAATAAGAGGTTTAAAGATGTGGAAGTGGCACGTTATTTCTGGAATAGTTTAGAGAAGGAATTGATAGTAAGGGGCTTCCGCTGA